In the genome of Halarsenatibacter silvermanii, one region contains:
- a CDS encoding cation diffusion facilitator family transporter has protein sequence MNKAARSSESKKVIMVTLAGNILLAAVKITLGIIAASAALVADGFHSLSDITTTLGVLISLYISQQPPDENHHYGHRQAEPLAATGIGIFLLIIALLLGRNMILRVIESRLTFPTNIALAGVGISILVKEFLYRYVIRIARRTQNAALEADAWHHRSDVASSLAAGIGIIGARLGFPLLDPIAGLVVSLLILRVALQLLCRAMVQLLGRGPAPEKLAAIEETIAEVEGVVEVMEIKGLYHGPELYLDVKLTVPRDIRVDLGHEISAVVRERVEAIYQEAEEVLIHVEPAEITVGEIKEDLKEVENRLE, from the coding sequence ATGAATAAGGCTGCCCGCAGCAGCGAGAGCAAAAAGGTTATCATGGTCACGCTGGCCGGCAACATACTGCTGGCAGCGGTCAAAATAACGCTGGGCATCATCGCGGCCAGCGCGGCTCTGGTGGCCGATGGTTTTCACTCGCTTTCAGATATCACGACGACGCTGGGAGTGCTCATCTCCCTCTATATATCTCAGCAGCCCCCCGATGAGAATCATCATTATGGTCACCGGCAGGCAGAGCCGCTGGCGGCCACCGGTATCGGTATCTTTCTTCTGATCATAGCCCTGCTGCTGGGCCGGAATATGATACTGCGCGTGATTGAGAGCCGTCTTACCTTTCCGACCAATATCGCGCTGGCCGGCGTGGGTATCTCGATTCTGGTCAAAGAGTTCTTATATCGCTACGTGATCAGAATCGCCCGCCGGACTCAAAATGCAGCTCTTGAGGCTGATGCCTGGCATCATCGCAGCGATGTGGCCTCCTCGCTGGCGGCCGGTATCGGTATTATAGGAGCCAGGCTGGGGTTTCCGCTTCTGGATCCGATCGCCGGACTGGTGGTCTCGCTTTTGATACTGCGTGTGGCCTTGCAGCTGCTGTGCCGGGCCATGGTGCAGCTTCTGGGCCGGGGGCCTGCCCCGGAAAAACTCGCCGCTATAGAGGAGACCATAGCTGAAGTTGAGGGGGTGGTCGAGGTCATGGAGATTAAAGGCCTCTATCACGGCCCCGAGCTATATCTGGATGTGAAGCTCACCGTACCTCGCGATATAAGAGTTGATCTGGGGCATGAGATATCCGCTGTGGTACGGGAGAGGGTTGAGGCGATTTATCAGGAGGCAGAAGAGGTGTTGATACACGTAGAACCGGCCGAAATCACCGTCGGGGAAATCAAGGAAGATTTAAAAGAGGTCGAAAACCGCCTGGAATGA